CAAAAGTAGGAAGCAGTTGGGATAGCTgagagaagaggaccaaggaAGCAGAACTGATTAGGAAAGGAAACTAAAAACCCCAAACTCAGCATACCTCAGGAGATTCAGAGGTGGCTGCTAGGAAGCAtgatataactgaaaaaatacTTTACCATTAACAAGATAGAAACTTCAATCCTGCCACTAACTCTTGATGTGATTCTAAGTCCCCTAACCTCTCCGTCTCTCAGTtaccccatctggaaaatggggatacaaCCCTATTTCACAGGGCTCTTGGTGGGTGTAATGAATTAGATGTGAAAACACTCTGAGAAGTACAACCAaagttctgggtttgaatcctgattttgaatttttagttttgtgatcttgggcaagtcatttcctccCTTTAGGTTTTAGTTTATTTCCCtgtaaatgaagggattggactagatgacctttcaggttccttccagctttaagtctatgGTCATATGAAGGTGATAGGAAAGTTTGAAGCATTGCTAttattgtttttgtctctgtagctCTGTCTGGGAAATAATCCAAGACAAAGTAGCCTAGACCTTGCCCAACAGACTTAAGGGAAAATAAAGCATGAGaagtagagaagagagaagaaactgaggcacagggagctTGCTGACCTCCCTGGATTATTCAGTCATGTGGCACTAATGAAACACTGACGAGCAACAGAGATGAGAAGGACACTTACCTTCTGGCAACAATTCAGGGTCTTCTAGAGGAATAACCCTTTATTCCTAGTCATTGCATCTGGGAATTCCCAGTCACTGTGTCTTAAGACATCCCAACAATTATaatttctcactttttcttttctcctccctcccactctccctcttttccttccttccttccttttctccctctctccctccttccctccctttttttccatttctctctgtatttcctttcctctttccagtCTCCCAGAGTTAGGAAAAATGGTGATGGGAAATGTTTTCTTGCTTGTCCTCCTAACTCGTTAAAGCTTGCTGATGTCTCCAAGCCTTTACTCCCAATCCCTTACATTCTTATTTATGCCTCCAAACTTTGACCTCTATGCCTCCCATCCTTGTGAGAGTGAGATGTGAAAACAGAagtggtagaaatggagagattaTTCTTTCTATAGAAAATCCATAATGCCTTCCCCAGCTTCTGTTCTTTATGTACCTGATAAAGTCATCTGCTTCAGGCATTTCAGAGTAGCCTTGGATTTAGCCTGTGTCTAACACTTCAGGAGTGCCCAGGCTGGGGCTGTGTTACTCACTTGAGATGAATTTTGGCCTGGAttacaatgacttttttttttagctgttcctagAGACCATAGGGATGGGGAATTCTCCAGGGTCCCTCTTCCTTGAGAGTCATACgtaaaaaatcacaaaactgtctCTTGTCGGGAGGGTGAGATGGGATTCCTGAAGACTCTGTCCTCATGATTGGAAGAAAGTTTCAGCCACAGCTTCCAGCTTCTGAGCAGATGGCTGGGCAGATAATTAGAGCTCAGGAGACTGGTATTAACATACTGTGTTTGGGCCCAGGAGAAACTGAAAGAACATGCCAATTTGCCCATTTCCGTGTATCTTTGCCGCATTTCTGGCTTGGCATGGGCATGTTTGCCCTGCATCTTGTAAACAACATTGGGTAGGGAAAGCCATCATTTGTCCTGATAAAAGACAGCCAATGAGCAACAGTATCAAAGTAACCATTGGGTACAGTGCATGGAGACTATTGCTTATAAAACATGGTCTTGGGATTACAAGATGGCCGAAAGttgcatgaaatgatgtttcctgTTGCCTTTGGAGGTAGGATATAAACAATATCTCTTAACCCCTTTAGTTACTTTCATATGTAGTGAGAATGTCAATTGATATGATTCTGATCAAAATAACTCCAAGCCTTGCCTTATCCCTACAGAGTATGGGGCAAACCCCATAGACCCAGAGAGATTCTGTGCTTTGTGAAATGATCTCAAACTGCTCAGCATTCTCAGAAGAAGAGGCAATGAttgggaatggaaaaaaaaacaataacccaGAAATGACATTTGGGAAGAGTTGCTCCCTTCTTCAGTGTCCTATAGCATCTCAAAAACATTTCCCAAGAGATTCTGATTTCCATGAAACTAGGAGTGCCATAGTGGCAGAGTCACAAGAGGAAAGAAATCCAGTGACATTGTCTCATTCCCTTCAGCAGCATGGGAGTAGATGAGGGGAGTATATGCTTACAACAAGGACATAAGTATTAGGGGCCTCAGCATTTTGGGGTCTGTAGGGAGTCTGTTGATTTTGCTTTAATCAGAGGAGTGGCATTTTCCCCAGAAGGCAATTCAAGGCATAGTGTTCCCTGTTGTGCCTGGTGAGGTTATAGGGAAGCAGAATTAGAGGACCCCTCTTTCTGAGAAAGTTTACTGTAGAGGCTAGAATGTTAGCCAGTTCTCTATCAGGAACAAATATTCTCCAAATTCTATGGTACTGAGTTCTGTATTTTTTGAAACAGCTTTGGTATAGCATACTTTATCTCTgatatgtgggccaagaagcaacagttataACCGAACATGGAACAACCGATTGACTTAAGACTGGGAAAAGAGTATGATAAGGTTGCATATTATTACCTCGTTTATTTAACTTTTATGCAGAGTATGTCATGCAAAATACTAGGCTGGATGAATAATAAAAATCTGGAATTAAGGTTACTGGGAGAAATATctacaatctcagatatgcagatggtaacattctgatggcagaaagtgaagaggaattaagaaacctCCTGGTGAGGGTGAAAGAGCAGTGTAAAAggtggcttgaagcttaacatcaaaaaacctaagatcttggcaactggtcccatcacttcctggcaaataggggaagaggaaatggaagcattgtcagattttatattattGGGGTCAAAGATCACAGTAACAGTTActtcagccatgaaattaaaagacacttaccccttggaaggaaagttatggcaaatctggacagtacactaaaaagcagagatataaACTTGCTGACAATGGTCCATGTAGTCAAAGGTATAGCCATCTCAcagaacaaagaattttttaaaaaagaaaaacatgagaagagaaaaaaaatcaagcaaaactgatcaatatgtTGAAAAGATCTGACAATATATGCTGCATTCCACAACTGTGGACATCCCCctgcctctgcaaaggagtgaagGGAGatgtcttcttatatctcttctttgaaatCAAACTCTATAATTTTATAACaatcattttcaattgttttgtagttgttttttatatttatactcTAGTAGTAATGTATATTGATTTCTTGGCTCTGaatacttcactttgcatcagttcatgtaagtcttttcacaATTTTGTATTCATCTGTATCCATCacattaatcatttcttacagcataataattttccattatattcatgtaccacaatggatttagccattccccatctgATGAGCACctaatttgtttccagttttcccagaccTTTGCACAaggtctggaacatagtaggcacttaataaatgcttattgacttgttaTTTACTTCTACAAAACAAAgttctgctacaaatattttaatgtatataaGAACTTGCTTTTTATCAAAGCACAGGATTTATGCATAGTAGTAAAATCTCTGGGCTACAGGGTGTGGgcattttagccactttatttgtataattcctgTGAGAAAcacggttttggggatcactggacttcctacgcagggccaaagtcctgaggaagaaccccatgataatccctaaggaaagctgtgcagaccacaggactcccagaggaaggacgagtggtagcccccttaatctgtggggataacagggctcctaggggtcagaccctaaggaggacccaagcaatggccccttagaatggcggtaagatcacaaggctcccgagacagggccagaagacccaagtgatgtccccttaagaaggctgtgcagatcACAGGGTTCCCCCGGGGAAATcctgagtggtagccctcttaacaccacagtggagatcacaggactccccaaggcagggtcaggaaatTAGCCTGAGACGTGCTTccacagctcattgctttcctggtagcatgaccttgggaagatccatgtgatttgcccattctcacccaaagaactcaggaccagagtgggtagaggaaggcatttattatgctcctcgagagagtgggtgtagtgctcactgggaacactcacactgatacagctgcaggagtgGCGGTAACCATCACCTCTACTCTTgcttgagttatggttagtttgcattctttactttttacataatACTCCCAAGTTATagagtttatataggtaggataataaggatacagaagcagaagtgaaggtaattagattttccttgtctgagtttaggattaatctacattctttatttcccctaccttccctctttaacatatgcttatgcaaatcagtaggcctggactcctgaccaagaccagacccttgataagcttgaactggttcaaccggtTTGGCCTCTTTagttcccctgactgcctacctcatgctctcctcaaatggctcatttaagcatgtatacaaacctctgacctttcacctgactgacctgagccctggtttctgctaaaactggggtgggggaggggggaagaagtaTACCTTCagtactgtggaaacaaaactcctcctcccatttcttacaattccaaattgcttttcaaaatggttgtaCAGATTCACAGTCCTACAAACAGTGcactagtgtgcctatcttccccaaacctctccaatattaaattcctgtcttttgtcatctctgccaGTTTGCTAGATGGGAGCtgaaacttcagggttgttttatcttatttatactaatttggagcattctttcattcTTGTGAATAGTTCGTAATTCTCATTTTAGTACAGtgtgctcatatcctttgaccatataacTATTGGGGTATAGCTTTTGGTGTATAGTTTTCTTTTAGTTATTTCAATATCTTGGATTCcaaaatcattcaagaaattTAACACAAAGATCCACTCCCCCATTTAACTGCTTATTTTTCCCTAGATAGTTATTTTCTTTATAGAAAAGCTTTACAATTTCCTGTGatcaaaaatttgttttattttttgcaattgtCTCTATCCTTTGTTCAATTACAAACATGTACTACCCATTGCTGTGAAAGGTGTATGATCTGCTTCTCATGTAATTTATTTATAGTCAGAACTTTAGCATTTAGGTTGTGCATCCATTTTGAATACATTATTGAATATGGTATAAGGCATTAACATCAAAAACTTTCTTTGGAAACTTCAAGTTCACTCATAAGCATCCCAAATATGTCTAGTCCTTGTCACTCAGTTGACTGAGTCTTGGCCCTTTCATAATCTGAAAATATGTTTTCCACAGATATTTCTCAAAAAACAAATGACTGAGATATAATGATAGAAGCCAGTCTACCATACAGCATAGCAGGAAACTCTACATTTTTACTCTTTAACATCATTTCTGCTTATGGTCCTTTGGATCTAAGTAGAATGACCCATGAATAACTGCCCTGTTTTAGTTTAGGTTACCAATTTTTCCTAGTTACACAGGTTTGCAACCGTATAGTCATCCTTACCTTTTCTTCACTTCTCATCCTTAATATattgccatttctgtctctccACAACAGTTCTCACATGTGTGgtcttttctcctctcactcagccACTACCttagtgcaggctctcatcaccttttgcctAAACTATTGCAATGACCTCCTAATTTCCCaacttcatttctctcttcaatccatcctccacagaacTGCTCTAAGAATGGACACTTTTTGTACTATTACCTCTCCCCCACATCATTGCATTTCTCTAGGTACACGTTGTCTTCTGCAGTAGAATCAGAACTCCTTGGGAGCagcctttgtttcatttttttttgtcttcataccCTTAGCACTTCTAAGAGtctcttactaaatgtttatcaGCTGATCAGTTGGTTAATCAGAATGTCAACTCAATATAGATTCTTGACTAGATGGATGgctaaatgaaaataacatttagGGAGGAAAAACAGGATTCAAGTGTTGGAAAACAAGATCTAGAGAAATTCTACAATAACTTAAATCATTCATCatggaagaaaggaaactgaagaaagatTTCAATGAAGGctgtaggttaggaaggagcttATTGATCTAAAATTGTTGATTTACTTTTCTCTACCCATATTGAATACAAGGAGAGATCTGTATTTATGAAGagatcctcttttcttttttcactacTAGTTGAAAGACAGAGAAGCCATGTTGTATAGTGTTCTAGAGTGCCAACCATTGgattagtaataatgataatatttctcttttgactgaatttataatttcattacTGTAGGGATATTTAGATTAAGAATTCCATCTACTAATGAAAATTAGTACCTGttatgcaatttataatcttagagaattttctgaggcactgaaaggttaagtgacttgtccagggttgcacagccagtGTGTACAAAGGCAAGACCTGAACCCAGTTTTTCCTTTCTATAAGGCTAACTCTCCAACAGGTATGTTACTTTGCCACTAAGTGATAATACTTTTAGCTCACATATAtaaagctctttaaggtttgcaaaccgcTTTATAGGAAGGAATGGGTATATGTCCTATCTGGCATATTTTAGATTTGTGACCATGGGttcatgggcaagttacttaacctgtcagTATTCCAAGCAAACCTTttagactttaagttgcagaagAGTTGCTGATCTACTCTAGTGAAGGAATTTTTACACTGGGGAGTCTCCTActatgatgaaatcacagaccaagaacaaatatgtatgtgtgtgtatgtgtatgtgtttgtgtgcatcACCAGCAGTTGCCATGCTGATGCTGAGCTGGTGAACAGGTAATACTTTTATCAgtctttcttcatattcttcccaaagacaatgaagtcatcaAAGTATAACAATGCTTTCAGTAGTTTGTGTTTCCACCTACTTTCTTCCTTAGTCACTATGAAGTGAGAAGTACCTCTGAGATGCCTTGGGGCATATATTGAAACTAGCAAAATCCACTGGGTGGATGAAAACTGTCTTCTTTTGTCATAAAAATCTGGTAGTAGCCTCTGCAAATGTTCAATACTGAGAAGAGCTGGCTGCCTAACAGACAGTCTTGGGCATCTGGAACTCTCAATGTGATGTACTGGTGAACCCCTTTGAATCCTTTGTTCAAAGTCTGGTAGCCTGCACACAGTCATATCCTTCCATTCCTCATCCCTGCATCTATTCTAGGTTCTGCATATAGGCTGTTGGACTATACAAAGATACCATTGATCAGAAATATCTTGAGATAGCTTCTGTGGTCTCCTAttgcagataaataaatatttccagATTTTTCCTGGAACAGTAGGAAATCTAAATTGCATTCTGTGATCTTCTTTTTGTGCACATCTCACATGCTACATATGCAATGAAAAcctgctttctcttcttctgAGCATCAACCTCAATCAGTTCTGCCATTATTCTGGTACTGTAAAATCACCAAAGTTAAATTTCTTGGGATCCACTTCAGAGGTTAAGAGATTGGTATACTCATGATGTTTGTTGGTATTGCTTGCCTCTCTCCTTTAGGTTTCTGTACAGGCTATATGGATATTCAAAGTCTCAGGTATATGGTCTTAATTTGTCACTTTCCGTATCCTCCTAGTATTTTGGATGGACTAATATTGGTTCCAGTTAATACTAATCCTCCAGGTATAGAGCAATCCATCTTCCTGTTGACATTAACCACCTCTTTAGAGAACTTCAAGCTTGCTCTAATGTATCCCAGGTATAAGCAGTCCTTGTCACTCAGATAACAGTAGAATCCTACACACCAAACTGATTTTCCTCCTGTTCTCCAAACTCTCCAGTCCATTTAGTAACAAAGTGGGGAATTATCTCTACAACTGAATGTCATAGTTTGAAAAAGCTTATTGCCCTGAAGAAGGTCCTAGAAAGTGCTGCCTTCACTTCATTATTCCTCAGGCTATAAATGATGGGATTCAACATGGGGGTCACTACTGTATAGGACAGTGAAAGCACTTTCTTGCTTTCAGGAGAGTTATTGGACTTGGGCCGAAAATAGAGGAGGCTGAGAGATCCATAGAAGAGGGAGACTACAACAAGATGGGAAGAGCAGGTAGAGAAGGCTTTGCGCTTCCCCTCGGCTGAAGGCATCCTGAGGATGGCAGCAACAATACGGGCATAAGAGCTCAGTATAAAGAGGCAGGGTGTCATGACAAACACAGTGGTCCCTATAATAGCATAGACCTCAAACAATGTTGTGTCTCCACAGACCAGACTTAGCACAGGTGGGCTGTCACAGAAAAAGTGATTAACCTTATTGGAATGACAGAATGAGAAACTGAAGAGCCATGTGGCCTGTACAGTGGCTACAGGAAGACCTGATAGCCATGAAGCAGCAGCCAGATGGACACAGACCCTGTGACTCATGATGATTGGATAGCGCAGGGGATCACAGATGGCCACATAGCGGTCATATGCCATCGTGGTCAGGAGGCAGCACTCTGAGAccccaaagaagaagaagaaatacatcTGAGTGGCACAGCTAAGAAAGGAAATGGTTGCATCATGAGCCAATAGGGTCCCCAGCATCTTGGGTACAATGACCATATTAAAGCCAATCTCTAACACAGAAagatttctgaggaagaaatacaTGGGACTGTGCAGGGCTGAGTCAGCAGTAGTGACCACTATAATGAGGGTGTTGCCCAACAAGGTAACAAGTTGAATGGTGAGAAAGAGTACAAAGAGCAGAAGTTGAAGTTCAGGTTGCAGGGCAGAGAAGCTCAGGAGGACAAACTCATCCACTGTTGTCCAATTCTCCTTAGCCATTGGCCCCAGAGACTGCTCCCAGGCTGCAGAGACAGACAAGTTTTCACTGGAGAAGCCAGAGTCTAGTTTCCTAGTTGAGAATTCTCTGCTGTACCCTGGACGGAAGACCTTGGTTAGAGGAAGAAGGTCCTTAGTATGGCCAAAGACTGAGGACACAAGCAGAATACCTATGTATAAGATTGAGCTCTGAGACGGGGCTGGGCCAACCTTTGGAACAGTGTAAGACACTCATTACAAtcacaaaaagatgaaatttgttaTCTTGGGTCTATCAACAccaggatttgttttcttttgggatcattAAGAGAGATGGAAATCAGTGTTATGAAGGAGAAGGAATAATAGACTTGGAAGAAAGAGACCTGGTTTTGACTCCTTAATACTTGCTATTTTTTTTGATTGTGGATAAGTTATGTAACATCACTGAATCTCagatttttcatctgtgaaatgatgttAATATTTGTATTATCCATCTCAGAGGATTGTTGGGGATAGGGCTATCTAAACCCTAAAAATACTGTAAAAATGTGGGTTATTCTAAAGGATATTAGATTTGGTGAAGAGATCTGAGTTTGATTCCTGGTTATCCATGCTATCTATGTGATcatgggtaaattatttaacttttctgagcctgcatttcttcattggtaaaatagggaagctgagaatcaaatgaagtcaataagcatttattaagtatcttctatgccaagtactgtgctaagcacaggtgtcaaagaaaggcaaaaaatagtccttacTCTCCCAGGGCTCACAAGGGGAGattatgtgcatgtatatttatatatgtatacatgcacatgcatgtgtacatatatatgataaagtGGAGCTAATCTCAGAGGCCTGAATCTATCATTAAGGGGACTGGacaaagcttcttgtagaaagtgggatttttagctgagatttgaaggaagccccAAAAGTcgggaggtagaaatgaggagggagaggattccaggaaTAGGGCATAGCCAGTGAAAAATGCGTGAAATTGGAAGATGGCATTTGTTGGGCAGggagcagcaaggaggctagTTTCAGCACGGTATAGTaga
This region of Trichosurus vulpecula isolate mTriVul1 chromosome 3, mTriVul1.pri, whole genome shotgun sequence genomic DNA includes:
- the LOC118844484 gene encoding olfactory receptor 10A5-like yields the protein MAKENWTTVDEFVLLSFSALQPELQLLLFVLFLTIQLVTLLGNTLIIVVTTADSALHSPMYFFLRNLSVLEIGFNMVIVPKMLGTLLAHDATISFLSCATQMYFFFFFGVSECCLLTTMAYDRYVAICDPLRYPIIMSHRVCVHLAAASWLSGLPVATVQATWLFSFSFCHSNKVNHFFCDSPPVLSLVCGDTTLFEVYAIIGTTVFVMTPCLFILSSYARIVAAILRMPSAEGKRKAFSTCSSHLVVVSLFYGSLSLLYFRPKSNNSPESKKVLSLSYTVVTPMLNPIIYSLRNNEVKAALSRTFFRAISFFKL